A single window of Salvia splendens isolate huo1 chromosome 6, SspV2, whole genome shotgun sequence DNA harbors:
- the LOC121806768 gene encoding PTI1-like tyrosine-protein kinase 1 isoform X1 — MDHWLALAPPPSHFVRLENKRAKNNLYMRKRTRMRKWLCCTCQVEESYHPDENEHLKSPRDNGDGHQRGSKVSAPVKPEVQKELPSIEVPSLSLEELKEKTDNFGSKSLIGEGSYGRVYFAQLNDGKEVAVKKLDVSSEPDSNVEFLTQVSMVSRLKHDNIVEMLGYCVDGNLRVLAYEFATMGSLHDILHGRKGVQGAQPGPTLDWIHRVKIAVDAARGLEHLHEKLQPSIIHRDIRSSNVLLFEDYKAKIADFNLSNQAPDMAARLHSTRVLGTFGYHAPEYAMTGQLTQKSDVYSFGVVLLELLTGRKPVDHTMPRGQQSLVTWATPRLSEDKVKQCVDPKLKDYPPKGVAKLAAVAALCVQYEAEFRPNMSIVVKALQPLLRSTVPAPETS, encoded by the exons GCACCTCCTCCTAGTCACTTTGTACGCTTGGAGAACAAGAGGGCTAAAAATAATCTTTATATGAGAAAGAGAACAAGGATGCGTAAGTGGCTGTGCTGCACCTGTCAAGTAGAGGAGTCCTATCATCCCGATGAAAACGAACACCTCAAGAGCCCGAGAGATAATGGTGATG GGCATCAAAGAGGCTCAAAGGTATCTGCTCCCGTGAAACCTGAAGTTCAGAAGGAATTACCTTCTATCGAGGTACCTTCACTCTCCCTTGAGGAACTAAAAGAGAAAACCGACAATTTTGGATCAAAGTCACTAATTGGCGAAGGATCATATGGGAGAGTTTACTTCGCACAATTGAATGATGGGAAAGAGGTTGCTGTCAAGAAGCTTGATGTATCTTCTGAGCCTGATTCAAATGTTGAGTTCTTGACTCAG GTTTCGATGGTGTCAAGATTGAAGCATGATAATATTGTTGAAATGCTTGGCTACTGTGTTGATGGCAATCTTCGCGTCTTAGCTTATGAATTTGCCACCATGGGATCTCTTCACGACATTCTACATG GAAGGAAAGGGGTGCAAGGGGCACAACCTGGTCCAACACTCGACTGGATACACCGGGTTAAAATTGCTGTTGATGCTGCCAGGGGTTTGGAGCATTTGCATGAGAAGCTTCAGCCATCAATAATTCATAGAGATATCAGATCCAGCAATGTACTTCTTTTTGAAGACTACAAGGCCAAGATTGCCGACTTTAATCTTTCAAACCAAGCTCCTGACATGGCTGCCCGACTTCATTCTACTCGAGTTCTGGGAACCTTTGGTTATCATGCTCCAGA GTACGCAATGACAGGACAATTGACACAGAAGAGCGATGTTTATAGCTTCGGGGTTGTTCTGCTTGAGCTTTTGACTGGAAGGAAGCCTGTTGATCATACCATGCCTCGTGGACAGCAGAGTCTTGTTACTTGG GCCACACCTAGATTGAGTGAGGACAAAGTGAAACAATGTGTTGACCCAAAACTCAAGGACTATCCCCCTAAAGGGGTAGCcaag TTGGCAGCTGTTGCAGCATTGTGTGTGCAGTATGAAGCAGAGTTCCGGCCGAATATGAGCATTGTTGTGAAGGCTCTGCAGCCCCTTCTGAGGTCGACTGTCCCTGCTCCTGAGACAAGTTGA
- the LOC121806768 gene encoding PTI1-like tyrosine-protein kinase 3 isoform X3: protein MRKRTRMRKWLCCTCQVEESYHPDENEHLKSPRDNGDGHQRGSKVSAPVKPEVQKELPSIEVPSLSLEELKEKTDNFGSKSLIGEGSYGRVYFAQLNDGKEVAVKKLDVSSEPDSNVEFLTQVSMVSRLKHDNIVEMLGYCVDGNLRVLAYEFATMGSLHDILHGRKGVQGAQPGPTLDWIHRVKIAVDAARGLEHLHEKLQPSIIHRDIRSSNVLLFEDYKAKIADFNLSNQAPDMAARLHSTRVLGTFGYHAPEYAMTGQLTQKSDVYSFGVVLLELLTGRKPVDHTMPRGQQSLVTWATPRLSEDKVKQCVDPKLKDYPPKGVAKLAAVAALCVQYEAEFRPNMSIVVKALQPLLRSTVPAPETS, encoded by the exons ATGAGAAAGAGAACAAGGATGCGTAAGTGGCTGTGCTGCACCTGTCAAGTAGAGGAGTCCTATCATCCCGATGAAAACGAACACCTCAAGAGCCCGAGAGATAATGGTGATG GGCATCAAAGAGGCTCAAAGGTATCTGCTCCCGTGAAACCTGAAGTTCAGAAGGAATTACCTTCTATCGAGGTACCTTCACTCTCCCTTGAGGAACTAAAAGAGAAAACCGACAATTTTGGATCAAAGTCACTAATTGGCGAAGGATCATATGGGAGAGTTTACTTCGCACAATTGAATGATGGGAAAGAGGTTGCTGTCAAGAAGCTTGATGTATCTTCTGAGCCTGATTCAAATGTTGAGTTCTTGACTCAG GTTTCGATGGTGTCAAGATTGAAGCATGATAATATTGTTGAAATGCTTGGCTACTGTGTTGATGGCAATCTTCGCGTCTTAGCTTATGAATTTGCCACCATGGGATCTCTTCACGACATTCTACATG GAAGGAAAGGGGTGCAAGGGGCACAACCTGGTCCAACACTCGACTGGATACACCGGGTTAAAATTGCTGTTGATGCTGCCAGGGGTTTGGAGCATTTGCATGAGAAGCTTCAGCCATCAATAATTCATAGAGATATCAGATCCAGCAATGTACTTCTTTTTGAAGACTACAAGGCCAAGATTGCCGACTTTAATCTTTCAAACCAAGCTCCTGACATGGCTGCCCGACTTCATTCTACTCGAGTTCTGGGAACCTTTGGTTATCATGCTCCAGA GTACGCAATGACAGGACAATTGACACAGAAGAGCGATGTTTATAGCTTCGGGGTTGTTCTGCTTGAGCTTTTGACTGGAAGGAAGCCTGTTGATCATACCATGCCTCGTGGACAGCAGAGTCTTGTTACTTGG GCCACACCTAGATTGAGTGAGGACAAAGTGAAACAATGTGTTGACCCAAAACTCAAGGACTATCCCCCTAAAGGGGTAGCcaag TTGGCAGCTGTTGCAGCATTGTGTGTGCAGTATGAAGCAGAGTTCCGGCCGAATATGAGCATTGTTGTGAAGGCTCTGCAGCCCCTTCTGAGGTCGACTGTCCCTGCTCCTGAGACAAGTTGA
- the LOC121806768 gene encoding PTI1-like tyrosine-protein kinase 1 isoform X2, whose amino-acid sequence MVGQAPPPSHFVRLENKRAKNNLYMRKRTRMRKWLCCTCQVEESYHPDENEHLKSPRDNGDGHQRGSKVSAPVKPEVQKELPSIEVPSLSLEELKEKTDNFGSKSLIGEGSYGRVYFAQLNDGKEVAVKKLDVSSEPDSNVEFLTQVSMVSRLKHDNIVEMLGYCVDGNLRVLAYEFATMGSLHDILHGRKGVQGAQPGPTLDWIHRVKIAVDAARGLEHLHEKLQPSIIHRDIRSSNVLLFEDYKAKIADFNLSNQAPDMAARLHSTRVLGTFGYHAPEYAMTGQLTQKSDVYSFGVVLLELLTGRKPVDHTMPRGQQSLVTWATPRLSEDKVKQCVDPKLKDYPPKGVAKLAAVAALCVQYEAEFRPNMSIVVKALQPLLRSTVPAPETS is encoded by the exons ATGGTTGGTCAG GCACCTCCTCCTAGTCACTTTGTACGCTTGGAGAACAAGAGGGCTAAAAATAATCTTTATATGAGAAAGAGAACAAGGATGCGTAAGTGGCTGTGCTGCACCTGTCAAGTAGAGGAGTCCTATCATCCCGATGAAAACGAACACCTCAAGAGCCCGAGAGATAATGGTGATG GGCATCAAAGAGGCTCAAAGGTATCTGCTCCCGTGAAACCTGAAGTTCAGAAGGAATTACCTTCTATCGAGGTACCTTCACTCTCCCTTGAGGAACTAAAAGAGAAAACCGACAATTTTGGATCAAAGTCACTAATTGGCGAAGGATCATATGGGAGAGTTTACTTCGCACAATTGAATGATGGGAAAGAGGTTGCTGTCAAGAAGCTTGATGTATCTTCTGAGCCTGATTCAAATGTTGAGTTCTTGACTCAG GTTTCGATGGTGTCAAGATTGAAGCATGATAATATTGTTGAAATGCTTGGCTACTGTGTTGATGGCAATCTTCGCGTCTTAGCTTATGAATTTGCCACCATGGGATCTCTTCACGACATTCTACATG GAAGGAAAGGGGTGCAAGGGGCACAACCTGGTCCAACACTCGACTGGATACACCGGGTTAAAATTGCTGTTGATGCTGCCAGGGGTTTGGAGCATTTGCATGAGAAGCTTCAGCCATCAATAATTCATAGAGATATCAGATCCAGCAATGTACTTCTTTTTGAAGACTACAAGGCCAAGATTGCCGACTTTAATCTTTCAAACCAAGCTCCTGACATGGCTGCCCGACTTCATTCTACTCGAGTTCTGGGAACCTTTGGTTATCATGCTCCAGA GTACGCAATGACAGGACAATTGACACAGAAGAGCGATGTTTATAGCTTCGGGGTTGTTCTGCTTGAGCTTTTGACTGGAAGGAAGCCTGTTGATCATACCATGCCTCGTGGACAGCAGAGTCTTGTTACTTGG GCCACACCTAGATTGAGTGAGGACAAAGTGAAACAATGTGTTGACCCAAAACTCAAGGACTATCCCCCTAAAGGGGTAGCcaag TTGGCAGCTGTTGCAGCATTGTGTGTGCAGTATGAAGCAGAGTTCCGGCCGAATATGAGCATTGTTGTGAAGGCTCTGCAGCCCCTTCTGAGGTCGACTGTCCCTGCTCCTGAGACAAGTTGA